A window of the Streptomyces sp. NBC_01351 genome harbors these coding sequences:
- a CDS encoding lanthionine synthetase C family protein, whose translation MNAATVLKTRFGPRLAAPDPAGDTALGQSLVAGAAGVALWHIERALTGAGTWEQVGAWLTEATRAEVTAADTACLSYGAPGLAFVLHAAGADGNDRYRTARDRLDAATAALAHRRAEAAHARIRRGELPAFAEYDLLHGLTGIGVHLLLHTPGSDALAAVLTYLVALTRPLTVHGQTLPGWWCAHDPHRFYAPGGHGNFGMAHGITGPLALLAQAQRRGVAVDGQREALATITAWFGQWRQDGESGPWWPETITREEAAAGRPNATGPWRPSWCYGTPGIARALQLAAIATADTRRQEAAEHTLAACLADPRQLAGVTDAGLCHGAAGLFQTVWRAARDARTPGLGAAARRLADTFTSQHAPEDTGFLEGAAGQALAQATAFCDRPPSSGWDACLLIT comes from the coding sequence GTGAACGCCGCCACCGTCCTCAAGACTCGCTTCGGCCCGCGTCTGGCCGCTCCCGACCCGGCCGGGGACACCGCGCTCGGGCAGTCCCTCGTGGCTGGTGCGGCCGGGGTCGCCCTGTGGCACATCGAACGCGCCCTGACCGGGGCCGGTACGTGGGAGCAGGTCGGAGCATGGCTGACGGAGGCGACCCGCGCGGAGGTGACCGCAGCCGACACCGCCTGCCTCAGCTACGGCGCCCCCGGTCTGGCGTTCGTCCTGCACGCGGCCGGAGCCGACGGCAACGACCGCTACCGCACCGCCCGGGACCGGCTCGATGCGGCCACCGCCGCCCTCGCGCACCGCCGCGCCGAAGCCGCCCACGCCCGCATCCGGCGCGGCGAGCTGCCCGCGTTCGCCGAGTACGACCTGCTGCACGGCCTGACCGGCATCGGCGTGCACCTGCTGCTCCACACCCCCGGCAGCGACGCCCTCGCCGCCGTGCTCACCTACCTCGTCGCCCTCACCCGGCCCCTGACCGTCCACGGGCAGACGCTGCCGGGCTGGTGGTGCGCCCACGACCCGCACCGCTTCTACGCCCCGGGCGGGCACGGCAACTTCGGCATGGCCCACGGCATCACCGGCCCGCTCGCCCTCCTCGCCCAGGCCCAGCGGAGGGGCGTCGCCGTGGACGGGCAGCGCGAGGCCCTCGCCACCATCACCGCCTGGTTCGGCCAGTGGCGCCAGGACGGCGAGAGCGGCCCGTGGTGGCCGGAGACGATCACCCGCGAAGAGGCAGCGGCCGGACGCCCCAACGCGACCGGGCCATGGCGGCCGTCGTGGTGCTACGGCACCCCCGGCATCGCCCGCGCTCTCCAGCTCGCCGCCATCGCCACCGCCGACACCCGCCGGCAGGAAGCCGCCGAACACACGCTGGCCGCCTGCCTCGCCGACCCCCGCCAGCTTGCTGGGGTCACCGACGCCGGCCTCTGCCACGGTGCGGCCGGACTGTTCCAGACCGTATGGCGGGCAGCCCGCGACGCCCGCACGCCGGGCCTCGGTGCCGCCGCCCGCCGCCTCGCGGACACGTTCACGAGCCAGCACGCGCCCGAGGACACCGGGTTCCTCGAAGGCGCCGCCGGACAGGCACTCGCCCAGGCCACCGCCTTCTGCGACCGGCCGCCCTCCTCCGGCTGGGACGCATGCCTCCTCATCACCTGA
- a CDS encoding lantibiotic dehydratase, with protein sequence MGRGARLYRHTQALMVRATTHPGTGVPASDVDLSGPGGPERGRAWLAAVGEHPQARQALEAASPVLSAQTTALLTAPVPSEKEVRRLVHSTAAYLLRWQGRATPFGYFAGVASARTGTTLQALWGPGHRAVLRPDAVWLGAVTDQLASHAGIRERLLVVANPAACARGGRIAGPGRTPADGLSPLEVSVAATGPVRTALAAATAPALFPDVAKAVAADYPHADNESVHGLLVQLLEHGVLLSVLDATATAADPLAQLRTLTDPAVTPGPLLAPTAEVTGSTSPSWPDTVLDAQVTIPAGVLSEAESAASVLARLSPYPFGNPAWRDFHQRFRQTYGAGAAVPVVELVGDGGLGFPPGFLGSDRPTPARMLSARDEAFLALAQQAALDGAREVALTEPLLASLAVVDADELVPPPSVELAFQLYADDADAVRRGRFELWLTSAARPSSSMAGRFADLLPELDAAALAAALAGPAGPLPAQLVFPARRRRSSNVIRTLRLLEYTISLGWPEPGPGSIPLDDLAVTCDARHLYLIRSSTGQVIEPRVLHALEPRVQTSPLARFLAEVAGARRTVWQLPDWGAASRLPFLPRLRHGRTVLAPARWLLAASLLPGPAAARSVWEGAFASWRDRQRVPARVVLAETELRLPLDLDLPLHRELLRARLDRAGEVEVREAPSPAPGSTSPSAGGFMGRAHEFLTVLHATAPTPAPAGPAVPAAIQQMPGVSRMVCAHLHVHPARQDEVLTEHLPRLLDGWSPAPGWWFTRHHDASHPYRDRPLVLNLHLDGVAAWGQAAERLGTWADELRGLRLASRLDLVAYRPQDGRYGRGAAREAAERVFAADSGAALAQIAYATRTGLPAQSVTAASLADLATAFAPCPADGWAWLVAALPRESGPVDAALIRHVRALTAPGAAWRDDPDAAAMAGAWAARADALAAYRNTLAEQREPMTVLRSLLHLHHVRARGGGPDAERVTHRLARTAALPHTHLRKALR encoded by the coding sequence CACCACGCACCCCGGCACAGGGGTTCCCGCGTCCGACGTGGACCTGTCCGGGCCCGGCGGGCCCGAACGCGGCCGGGCCTGGCTGGCGGCCGTCGGGGAGCATCCCCAGGCCCGGCAGGCGCTGGAGGCCGCAAGCCCCGTCCTGTCCGCGCAGACCACGGCCCTGCTCACCGCTCCCGTGCCGTCCGAGAAGGAGGTCCGGCGGCTGGTGCATTCCACCGCCGCCTACCTGCTGCGCTGGCAGGGACGGGCCACCCCGTTCGGGTACTTCGCCGGAGTCGCGTCGGCCCGCACCGGGACCACGCTGCAGGCCCTGTGGGGTCCCGGGCACCGGGCCGTGCTGCGGCCGGACGCCGTCTGGCTGGGCGCCGTGACCGACCAGCTCGCCTCACACGCTGGCATCCGCGAACGTCTGCTCGTCGTGGCGAACCCGGCCGCGTGTGCCCGGGGAGGCCGGATCGCGGGGCCCGGCCGTACGCCCGCCGACGGCCTCTCCCCGTTGGAGGTGTCCGTGGCGGCCACCGGGCCCGTCCGTACCGCCCTGGCCGCCGCCACCGCCCCCGCCTTGTTCCCGGACGTCGCCAAAGCCGTCGCCGCCGACTACCCGCACGCCGACAACGAGAGCGTCCACGGCCTCCTCGTCCAGCTCTTGGAGCATGGCGTGCTGCTGTCCGTCCTGGATGCCACGGCCACGGCCGCCGACCCGCTCGCCCAGCTCCGTACCCTCACCGACCCCGCCGTCACGCCCGGTCCTCTCCTGGCCCCCACCGCGGAGGTGACCGGCAGCACCTCGCCGTCCTGGCCGGACACGGTCCTCGACGCCCAGGTCACCATTCCCGCCGGCGTGCTGTCCGAGGCCGAGTCGGCGGCGTCGGTGCTGGCCCGGCTCTCGCCGTACCCGTTCGGGAATCCGGCCTGGCGTGACTTCCACCAGCGATTCCGTCAGACGTACGGGGCCGGTGCTGCCGTGCCCGTCGTGGAGTTGGTTGGTGACGGGGGGCTCGGCTTCCCGCCCGGGTTCCTGGGGTCTGACCGCCCGACCCCGGCCCGGATGCTGTCCGCCCGTGACGAAGCGTTCCTCGCGCTCGCCCAGCAGGCCGCCCTCGACGGGGCCCGCGAGGTGGCCCTCACCGAACCCCTCCTCGCCTCGCTGGCCGTGGTCGACGCCGACGAGCTGGTGCCGCCGCCCTCGGTGGAGCTTGCCTTCCAGCTCTACGCCGACGATGCGGACGCCGTACGGCGGGGCCGGTTCGAGCTGTGGCTGACCTCAGCGGCCCGGCCCTCATCGTCCATGGCCGGACGGTTCGCCGACCTCCTGCCCGAGCTGGATGCCGCCGCGCTGGCCGCCGCCCTGGCGGGCCCGGCCGGGCCGCTGCCCGCCCAGCTCGTCTTCCCGGCCCGCAGACGGCGGAGCTCCAACGTCATCCGGACCCTGCGCCTGCTGGAGTACACGATCTCCCTCGGCTGGCCCGAACCCGGGCCCGGCAGCATCCCGCTCGACGATCTCGCCGTCACCTGCGACGCCCGCCACCTGTACCTGATCCGCTCCTCCACCGGACAAGTCATTGAGCCCCGCGTGCTGCACGCCCTGGAGCCGCGCGTGCAGACGTCGCCGCTGGCCCGGTTCCTCGCCGAAGTCGCAGGCGCCCGCCGTACCGTCTGGCAGCTGCCCGACTGGGGCGCCGCCTCCCGCCTCCCGTTCCTGCCCCGACTCCGGCACGGCCGGACCGTCCTGGCCCCGGCCCGCTGGCTACTGGCCGCAAGCTTGTTACCCGGCCCGGCCGCCGCGCGCTCCGTGTGGGAGGGGGCATTCGCCTCATGGCGGGACCGGCAGCGCGTCCCGGCGCGGGTGGTCCTGGCCGAGACCGAGTTGCGGCTGCCCCTCGATCTGGACCTGCCACTCCACCGCGAACTCCTCCGGGCCCGCCTGGATCGGGCCGGGGAGGTGGAGGTGCGTGAAGCACCTTCGCCGGCCCCAGGCTCCACCTCACCTTCCGCGGGCGGGTTCATGGGCCGCGCCCACGAGTTCCTGACCGTCCTGCACGCCACTGCCCCCACCCCCGCCCCCGCCGGGCCCGCCGTCCCGGCGGCCATACAGCAGATGCCTGGGGTGTCCCGCATGGTGTGCGCGCACCTGCACGTGCACCCCGCCCGGCAGGACGAAGTCCTGACCGAGCATCTGCCCCGTCTGCTCGACGGATGGAGCCCGGCGCCGGGCTGGTGGTTCACCCGCCACCACGACGCCTCCCACCCCTACCGCGACCGCCCCCTGGTACTCAACCTCCACCTGGACGGCGTCGCCGCTTGGGGGCAGGCCGCCGAACGGCTCGGTACCTGGGCCGACGAGCTGCGAGGCCTCCGTCTCGCCTCCCGGCTGGACCTGGTTGCCTACCGGCCGCAGGACGGCCGTTACGGGCGCGGGGCGGCCCGCGAGGCCGCCGAGCGGGTGTTCGCCGCCGACAGCGGGGCCGCGCTCGCCCAGATCGCGTACGCGACCCGTACCGGCCTTCCGGCCCAATCGGTTACCGCCGCTTCGCTCGCCGACCTCGCCACCGCGTTCGCGCCCTGCCCTGCCGACGGCTGGGCGTGGCTCGTCGCAGCCCTGCCGCGCGAGAGCGGACCCGTCGATGCCGCCCTCATCCGGCACGTGCGTGCCCTCACCGCCCCTGGCGCCGCCTGGCGCGACGACCCGGACGCCGCTGCCATGGCCGGGGCGTGGGCGGCCCGCGCCGACGCACTCGCCGCCTACCGGAACACCCTCGCCGAGCAGCGGGAACCGATGACCGTGCTCCGCTCCCTCCTCCACCTCCACCACGTTCGCGCTCGGGGAGGCGGCCCGGACGCCGAGCGGGTCACCCATCGCCTCGCCCGCACCGCCGCCCTCCCGCACACCCACCTGCGCAAGGCCCTCCGGTGA
- a CDS encoding thiopeptide-type bacteriocin biosynthesis protein: MNAPHAPQSTEHAVLAVLSGQSLAATAARAGIDAEELGDAVTLYQAAGQAVLAEQAARHDWHQVRIEFADFDRAEDAAATHLAPRLRTLEDSGLLAAWWYIRKAPCWRLRLLPAPGADPARLHVATSELLGALVQSAEIIRWWPTVYEPEVLAFGGLEGVDTAHGLFHADSRHFLARTHHPQGLGRREMSMLLCTALFRSAGLDWYEQGDVWDRVARMRPLPEDITPDRLNGMGDGLRRLLALDTRTLSGPGGTMEAAAPWLAAFTTVGQAIGNAAQSGILQRGPRDILAHHVIFHWNRHGLTARAQATLAHATRAVIMNPASADQEP; encoded by the coding sequence ATGAACGCCCCACACGCCCCCCAGAGCACTGAACACGCCGTCCTCGCCGTCCTGTCCGGGCAGTCCCTCGCCGCCACCGCCGCCCGTGCGGGCATCGACGCCGAAGAACTCGGCGACGCCGTCACCCTCTACCAGGCAGCCGGGCAAGCCGTCCTCGCCGAGCAGGCTGCACGCCACGACTGGCACCAGGTCCGCATCGAGTTCGCCGACTTCGACCGCGCTGAAGACGCCGCCGCAACCCACCTCGCCCCCCGCCTGCGAACGCTGGAGGACAGCGGACTCCTGGCCGCATGGTGGTACATCCGCAAAGCGCCATGCTGGCGGCTGCGGCTGTTGCCCGCACCGGGCGCCGACCCCGCCCGCCTCCACGTCGCCACCTCCGAACTGCTCGGGGCACTCGTCCAGTCCGCAGAGATCATCCGCTGGTGGCCGACCGTCTACGAGCCGGAAGTCCTCGCCTTCGGCGGCCTGGAGGGCGTCGACACCGCCCACGGCCTCTTCCACGCCGACAGCCGCCACTTCCTCGCCCGCACCCACCACCCCCAGGGCTTGGGGCGGCGCGAGATGTCGATGCTGCTGTGCACCGCCCTGTTCCGATCGGCCGGGCTGGATTGGTACGAACAGGGCGACGTGTGGGACCGGGTGGCCCGGATGCGGCCCCTGCCCGAGGACATCACCCCCGACCGCCTCAACGGCATGGGTGACGGACTGCGGCGGCTACTGGCCCTCGACACCCGCACTCTGAGCGGCCCCGGCGGCACGATGGAAGCAGCCGCCCCGTGGCTCGCCGCGTTCACGACTGTCGGGCAGGCCATCGGCAACGCTGCCCAGAGCGGCATCCTGCAACGCGGACCCCGCGACATCCTCGCCCACCACGTGATCTTCCACTGGAACCGTCACGGTCTCACCGCACGCGCGCAGGCCACCCTCGCGCACGCCACCCGAGCCGTCATCATGAACCCGGCTTCCGCCGACCAGGAACCGTGA